The following proteins come from a genomic window of Halorussus halophilus:
- a CDS encoding single-stranded-DNA-specific exonuclease RecJ, giving the protein MACAGPVPELTERAAACADRLRDADEVLLASHIDADGLTSAAVAASALERAEIPFETVFSKQLDAEEVASIAETEYETVLFTDFGSGQLDIIADHEQAGDFTPVIADHHQPADPDTEFHLNPLLFDIDGSSELSGAGASYVLARALEPEGGDNRDLAGLAVVGAVGDMQTSGGELVGANQQIVDEGVEAGVLDTATDLAVYGKQTRPLPKLLEYASDVYIPGITNDQNGALRFLDGLDVELKSQGEEGTSGEWRRWVDLNSAERQTVASALVQRALSKGVSPDKIDGLVGTAYTLVEEPTGTELRDVSEFSTLLNATARYERADVGLAVCLGDRDEALERARKLLSNHRRNLSEGLQLVKREGVTKEDNLQWFHAEDRIRETIVGIIAGMAVGADGIDRGTPILAFAEKNDDEVKVSARGTPSLTRQGLDLSVVMREASQAVGGDGGGHNVAAGATVPKGTEEEFVERADALVGEQLG; this is encoded by the coding sequence ATGGCTTGTGCTGGTCCCGTCCCCGAACTCACAGAGCGTGCCGCGGCGTGTGCCGACCGACTGCGCGACGCCGACGAAGTGCTGTTGGCGTCCCACATCGACGCCGACGGACTGACCAGCGCAGCGGTCGCCGCCTCGGCCCTCGAACGCGCTGAGATTCCGTTCGAGACAGTGTTCAGCAAGCAACTGGACGCCGAGGAAGTGGCGTCGATTGCCGAAACAGAGTACGAGACAGTTCTGTTCACCGACTTCGGGAGCGGCCAGTTAGACATCATCGCGGACCACGAGCAAGCAGGCGATTTCACACCGGTCATCGCCGACCACCACCAGCCAGCGGACCCAGATACCGAGTTCCACCTCAATCCGCTGTTGTTCGACATCGACGGCTCTTCGGAGTTGTCCGGCGCGGGCGCGAGTTACGTTCTCGCGCGGGCGTTAGAACCTGAAGGTGGAGACAATCGTGACCTCGCCGGGCTCGCCGTCGTCGGCGCAGTCGGCGACATGCAGACCTCGGGCGGCGAACTGGTCGGCGCGAACCAGCAAATCGTGGACGAAGGCGTCGAAGCGGGCGTTCTCGACACGGCCACCGACCTCGCGGTGTACGGCAAGCAGACGCGCCCACTTCCCAAGTTGCTGGAGTACGCCAGCGACGTGTACATCCCCGGCATCACCAACGACCAGAACGGCGCACTGCGGTTTCTGGACGGACTGGACGTAGAGTTGAAATCGCAGGGCGAGGAGGGAACGAGCGGCGAGTGGCGGCGCTGGGTGGACCTCAATTCGGCGGAGCGCCAGACCGTCGCCAGTGCGCTGGTCCAGCGCGCGCTGAGCAAGGGTGTCTCGCCCGACAAAATCGACGGCCTCGTGGGGACGGCGTACACGCTCGTCGAAGAACCGACCGGCACGGAACTGCGCGACGTGAGTGAGTTTTCGACGCTCCTCAACGCGACGGCGCGCTACGAACGAGCGGACGTTGGACTCGCGGTCTGTCTCGGTGACCGCGACGAAGCGCTCGAACGTGCTCGAAAACTGCTGAGCAACCACCGACGCAATCTCTCGGAGGGACTTCAGTTGGTCAAGCGCGAGGGCGTCACGAAGGAAGATAATTTGCAGTGGTTCCACGCCGAGGACCGAATCCGCGAGACCATTGTCGGCATCATCGCGGGCATGGCCGTGGGCGCGGACGGCATCGACCGCGGGACGCCGATTCTCGCCTTCGCGGAGAAGAACGACGACGAAGTCAAAGTCTCCGCACGCGGGACGCCGTCGCTCACCCGGCAGGGATTGGACCTCTCGGTAGTGATGCGCGAGGCGTCACAAGCAGTCGGCGGCGACGGTGGCGGCCACAACGTCGCTGCCGGTGCGACGGTACCGAAAGGCACCGAGGAAGAGTTTGTCGAGCGCGCGGACGCGCTCGTCGGCGAACAACTCGGTTAG
- a CDS encoding uroporphyrinogen-III synthase — translation MTQDVRVAVFRPDDERLADAVELLDSLGAEPIADPMLEVRPTGNAPEDGEYVILTSKTGVELAADTGWDPGSATVCAIGDSTADALRDHGYEVDVVPEEFSSAGLVEALEAEVEGKPVEVARSDHGSAVLTDGLADAGAVVNETVLYELVRPADSGDSATAAADGEIEAALFTSSLTVEHFLAAAEERGVREEAIGGLNEAIVGTIGEPTRETAEAEGIEVDVVPEIADFEKLACEVVEEAAPTYHE, via the coding sequence ATGACCCAAGACGTGAGAGTCGCCGTCTTCCGCCCGGACGACGAACGACTCGCCGACGCAGTCGAACTGCTGGACTCGCTCGGTGCGGAACCAATCGCCGACCCGATGCTCGAAGTGAGACCCACCGGGAATGCCCCCGAGGACGGCGAGTACGTGATTCTGACGAGTAAGACCGGCGTCGAATTAGCCGCAGACACAGGCTGGGACCCGGGTTCGGCGACGGTTTGCGCAATCGGTGATTCGACCGCCGACGCGCTTCGGGACCACGGCTACGAAGTCGATGTCGTGCCCGAGGAATTCTCCTCCGCAGGACTCGTCGAAGCCCTCGAAGCCGAAGTCGAGGGGAAACCAGTCGAAGTCGCCCGTAGCGACCACGGGAGCGCAGTTCTCACGGATGGCCTCGCTGACGCAGGCGCGGTCGTAAACGAAACAGTGCTATATGAATTGGTCCGCCCCGCCGACTCGGGCGACTCTGCGACGGCCGCCGCAGACGGGGAGATTGAGGCCGCTCTCTTCACTTCCTCGCTGACAGTCGAACATTTCTTGGCGGCCGCCGAGGAGCGAGGCGTCCGCGAGGAGGCGATTGGGGGATTGAACGAGGCGATCGTCGGGACGATTGGCGAACCGACCCGCGAGACGGCCGAGGCCGAAGGTATCGAGGTGGATGTCGTGCCTGAAATCGCAGACTTCGAGAAACTGGCTTGCGAAGTGGTTGAGGAAGCCGCACCGACGTATCACGAGTAA
- the hemC gene encoding hydroxymethylbilane synthase, with amino-acid sequence MSTRGIQLRLATRGSDLALRQSGEVKAALEDRRFDVELVEVETTGDQLEDALITNLGKTGAFVRDLDRKVLDEEVDGAIHSMKDMPTDHPDELIVAAIPERASAGDVLVTPDGTTLDELPEGATVGTSSLRRKAQLLAARPDLNVEPLRGNVDTRAEKLLAPALQAEHEARTEAEKDEKAAEEIQRKGHKKDFDAEFDRTVEEWFNDLAEIERRAMEREVETEYDAIVLAQAGLERSGLAHHLQYEELPKDEFVPAPGQGALAVTSLDTETAQNVNTVLDHPRTRVETTVERTILAELNGGCVAPIGVHGLIQGENVHVDVQVFSQDGTEKIELSRDVSVEHHVSGAKDVAQELRKQGAAELIEEARADEPREAKRE; translated from the coding sequence ATGAGCACACGTGGGATACAACTCCGTCTCGCCACGCGCGGGTCCGACCTCGCGCTTCGGCAGTCGGGAGAAGTGAAAGCCGCCTTGGAGGACCGCCGGTTCGACGTCGAACTCGTGGAAGTCGAGACGACCGGCGACCAACTCGAAGACGCACTCATCACGAACTTGGGCAAGACCGGCGCGTTCGTCCGCGACTTGGACCGGAAAGTGCTGGACGAAGAGGTAGACGGCGCGATTCACTCGATGAAGGACATGCCGACCGACCACCCCGACGAACTCATCGTCGCGGCGATTCCCGAGCGAGCGAGTGCGGGGGACGTACTCGTCACGCCCGACGGGACGACGCTCGACGAACTCCCCGAGGGAGCTACGGTCGGTACGTCGAGTCTCCGCCGGAAGGCACAACTACTGGCCGCCCGGCCGGACCTGAACGTCGAGCCGCTCCGAGGGAACGTGGACACGCGCGCAGAGAAACTCCTCGCGCCAGCGCTCCAAGCGGAACACGAGGCCCGAACCGAAGCAGAGAAAGACGAGAAGGCCGCCGAGGAGATTCAGCGGAAGGGCCACAAGAAGGACTTCGACGCGGAGTTCGACCGCACCGTCGAAGAGTGGTTCAACGACCTCGCGGAAATCGAACGCCGCGCCATGGAGCGAGAGGTCGAGACCGAGTACGACGCTATCGTCCTCGCGCAGGCCGGACTCGAACGGAGCGGCCTCGCCCACCACCTCCAGTACGAAGAACTGCCGAAAGACGAGTTCGTCCCCGCACCCGGACAGGGCGCGCTCGCGGTGACGAGCCTCGACACCGAGACGGCACAGAACGTCAACACCGTGCTGGACCACCCCAGAACCCGAGTCGAGACGACCGTCGAGCGGACGATTCTGGCCGAACTCAACGGCGGTTGCGTCGCGCCAATCGGCGTCCACGGTCTGATTCAAGGCGAGAACGTCCACGTCGATGTCCAAGTCTTCTCCCAAGACGGCACCGAGAAAATCGAGCTCTCCCGCGACGTGTCCGTCGAACACCACGTAAGCGGTGCCAAGGACGTGGCGCAGGAACTGCGAAAGCAGGGCGCGGCCGAGCTCATCGAAGAAGCGCGCGCCGACGAACCGCGGGAAGCGAAGCGAGAGTGA
- a CDS encoding COG4315 family predicted lipoprotein, with protein sequence MDSTRRTFLAVTAGTLSVGLAGCTGNTGSQSDDETTETTTAAPTEGQSTTTAGATTTMAGDATVRTRSHAELGTILVDSAGMTLYMFESDTQGAGESVCTDSCAEAWPPLTVESADAVSAEEDVSAELGTIERADGSTQVTANGWPLYYFASDEEPGDAKGQGVNDIWWVLDAEGSVVKPGSMTTTATETTTSEEETTTGGDAMGDDTTTGSSGVDY encoded by the coding sequence ATGGATTCGACCCGACGAACCTTCCTCGCCGTGACGGCCGGTACGCTCTCGGTTGGACTCGCTGGTTGTACCGGAAACACGGGGAGCCAGAGTGACGACGAAACGACAGAGACGACCACAGCGGCACCGACGGAAGGACAATCCACGACGACAGCAGGAGCGACCACTACGATGGCCGGAGACGCGACGGTTCGAACGCGCTCGCACGCCGAGTTGGGCACCATCCTCGTGGATTCGGCCGGGATGACTCTCTACATGTTCGAGAGCGACACGCAGGGTGCAGGCGAGAGCGTCTGCACCGACTCGTGTGCCGAAGCGTGGCCGCCACTGACCGTGGAGAGTGCGGATGCTGTCTCGGCAGAAGAGGACGTTTCGGCCGAGTTGGGCACCATCGAGCGGGCAGACGGTTCGACGCAGGTGACGGCGAACGGCTGGCCGCTCTACTATTTCGCCTCCGACGAGGAACCCGGTGACGCGAAGGGGCAGGGAGTGAACGACATCTGGTGGGTTCTGGACGCGGAGGGGTCGGTGGTGAAGCCGGGGTCGATGACTACGACGGCAACGGAGACCACCACGTCGGAAGAGGAGACGACGACAGGAGGTGACGCGATGGGAGACGATACGACGACAGGCTCGTCTGGGGTCGATTACTGA
- a CDS encoding winged helix-turn-helix domain-containing protein produces MDGVLWYVLASSRGGPTRVRIVRALDQRPRNANELAEELDLDYTTIRHHLDVLGDNNVVKQSADEYGAVYLFTDQTKANWTTVEEILDTVEADAEEEE; encoded by the coding sequence ATGGACGGCGTTCTCTGGTACGTGCTGGCGAGTTCCCGCGGTGGACCCACGAGGGTCCGCATCGTCCGGGCGCTCGACCAGCGGCCGCGGAACGCCAACGAACTGGCCGAGGAGTTGGACTTAGACTACACGACGATACGCCACCATCTGGACGTTCTGGGTGACAACAACGTCGTGAAGCAGAGCGCCGACGAGTACGGCGCTGTCTACCTGTTCACCGACCAGACGAAGGCGAACTGGACGACGGTCGAGGAGATTCTGGACACCGTGGAAGCGGATGCGGAGGAAGAGGAGTAA
- a CDS encoding competence/damage-inducible protein A, with protein MEVAILTVGDEVLAGDTENTNATWLARRLTERGATVVRILTVPDDRNLLAETVAEWADAFDAVVVTGGLGGTHDDVTVDALADAFDRELTVEDAVHRDVLQTVAAYRDANPETVEAHELDLDVDAWASLPEGSRALVNSEGLCPGCVLENVYAFPGVPAEMKALFEQVAAEFEGDAVSTTLYTPQPEASLLDALTGVRERFDVTVGSYPDAAASNRLKVTGTDPETVADAVEWLRERVEVTREA; from the coding sequence ATGGAAGTCGCCATTCTCACCGTCGGCGACGAGGTGCTGGCCGGTGACACCGAAAACACCAACGCGACGTGGCTCGCGCGTCGGTTGACCGAGCGCGGCGCGACGGTCGTCCGCATCCTCACAGTGCCCGACGACCGCAACCTGCTGGCAGAAACGGTCGCAGAGTGGGCAGACGCCTTCGACGCCGTAGTTGTGACCGGCGGCCTCGGGGGCACCCACGACGACGTGACCGTGGACGCGTTGGCAGATGCCTTCGACCGCGAACTCACAGTCGAAGACGCCGTCCACCGAGACGTCCTCCAGACCGTGGCCGCCTACCGGGATGCGAATCCCGAGACGGTCGAAGCGCACGAACTAGACTTAGACGTCGATGCGTGGGCGTCGCTGCCCGAGGGGAGTCGCGCGCTGGTGAACTCCGAGGGGCTGTGTCCAGGGTGCGTGCTGGAGAACGTCTACGCGTTCCCGGGAGTCCCGGCCGAGATGAAGGCCCTGTTCGAACAGGTCGCGGCGGAGTTCGAGGGAGACGCCGTCTCCACGACGCTGTACACGCCGCAACCGGAAGCATCGTTGCTAGACGCGCTCACGGGTGTCCGCGAGCGGTTCGACGTGACGGTCGGTAGCTACCCCGACGCGGCGGCCAGCAATCGCCTGAAGGTGACCGGAACCGACCCCGAGACGGTCGCCGACGCCGTCGAGTGGTTGCGCGAGCGCGTCGAGGTCACCCGCGAAGCGTAG
- the hemL gene encoding glutamate-1-semialdehyde 2,1-aminomutase has translation MNHENSRELYDRALSVLPGGVNSPVRATRPYPFFVQRGDGAHVIDADGNKYIDYVMGYGPLLLGHDLPQEVQSRIQSQLADGPMYGAPTEVEVELGEFIARHVPSIEMVRFVNSGTEATVSAVRLARGHTGRDKIVVMQGGYHGAQDSTLVEGKSGGVGAPSSDGIPAAFAEETITVPFNDEQAVKSVFEERGDEIACILVEPILGNCASVGPVSGYLETLREVTNDHGALLIFDEVMTGFRVGGLQCAQGKFGVTPDLTTLAKVIGGGFPVGAVGGPAEIMENLTPVGDVFQAGTYSGHPLSLTAGLEMLRYAAENDVYDHVNRLGEKLRSGLTDILADHAPEYTVLGYDSMFKVAFTRRGPRDLDGQCEAGCRQRPECPRFEYCPKDKGDINSAETERWERLFWPAMREQGVFLTANQYESQFLSYAHTDEDVEETLEAYKEAL, from the coding sequence ATGAACCACGAGAACTCGCGGGAACTCTACGACCGGGCACTCTCCGTCTTGCCGGGCGGGGTCAACTCCCCGGTGCGGGCGACGCGACCGTACCCCTTCTTCGTCCAGCGCGGCGACGGCGCGCACGTCATCGACGCGGACGGCAACAAGTACATCGACTACGTGATGGGCTACGGTCCTCTGCTTCTGGGCCACGACCTGCCCCAAGAGGTCCAGAGTAGGATTCAGTCGCAACTGGCCGACGGACCGATGTACGGCGCGCCCACCGAAGTCGAAGTCGAGTTGGGCGAGTTCATCGCGCGCCACGTGCCGAGCATCGAGATGGTGCGGTTCGTGAATTCGGGGACCGAAGCAACCGTTTCGGCAGTGCGACTCGCACGCGGGCACACCGGCAGAGACAAAATCGTCGTCATGCAGGGCGGCTACCACGGTGCGCAGGACTCGACGCTCGTGGAAGGGAAGTCGGGCGGCGTCGGCGCGCCGAGTTCCGATGGCATTCCGGCGGCGTTCGCTGAGGAGACCATCACCGTACCGTTCAACGACGAGCAGGCAGTGAAGTCAGTGTTCGAGGAGCGCGGCGACGAGATTGCGTGCATTCTCGTAGAGCCGATTCTGGGCAACTGCGCGTCTGTCGGCCCTGTCTCGGGCTACCTCGAAACCTTGCGTGAAGTGACGAACGACCACGGCGCGCTCCTGATTTTCGACGAAGTGATGACCGGATTCCGCGTCGGCGGCTTGCAGTGCGCGCAGGGCAAGTTCGGCGTCACGCCGGACTTGACGACGCTCGCCAAGGTCATCGGCGGTGGGTTCCCCGTCGGTGCGGTCGGCGGCCCAGCCGAAATCATGGAGAATCTCACGCCGGTCGGCGACGTGTTCCAAGCCGGAACGTACTCGGGCCACCCGCTCTCGCTGACGGCCGGGTTGGAGATGCTTCGCTACGCCGCCGAGAACGACGTGTACGACCACGTGAACCGACTCGGCGAGAAACTTCGCTCCGGGCTGACCGACATTCTGGCCGACCACGCGCCGGAGTACACCGTGCTGGGCTACGACAGCATGTTCAAGGTCGCGTTCACCCGCCGTGGACCGCGCGACTTGGACGGCCAGTGCGAAGCAGGCTGCCGCCAGCGACCGGAGTGCCCGCGATTCGAGTACTGTCCGAAGGACAAGGGCGACATAAACAGTGCCGAGACAGAACGCTGGGAGCGACTGTTCTGGCCCGCGATGCGCGAACAGGGCGTCTTCCTCACCGCGAACCAGTACGAGTCGCAGTTCCTCAGCTACGCCCACACCGACGAGGACGTAGAGGAGACGCTGGAAGCGTACAAAGAAGCGTTGTAG
- a CDS encoding ammonium transporter encodes MKATLLQATDLQTLAEGVNLMWVLVVTFLIFFMHAGFAMLEAGQVRSKNVANQLTKNLLTWSVGVLLYFLVGAGVSSLVGGLTGPESTTIAESFAYINGGSAGWVSWLFGAVFAMTAATIVSGAVAGRAKLRAYVTYTILLAGIIYPVVVGFTWGGGILAELGFHDFAGGMIVHGLGGIAGLTAAYVIGPRLGRFNDDGTVNVIPGHSLTFAVLGTLILAFGWYGFNVGTAATVFVVENGSLQLDAFSYVGRVALVTTLGMAAGAIGAGAVSMYKTDKVDTLYVANGMLAGLVGITGIADAIVWPGAIAVGLLAGAQLPVVFEFVEKRLKIDDVCAVFPVHGSAGVLGALAYPFVAVEGFSVSSLVAQVAGVALIAVWTIAATYLVFGIAKSLGQARVTADHERDGLDSSEHGVDTYPEFGQPEVEAGAVRTDGGGPPNDGGIKMVTAVIRPDRLSNVKTALAQVGAPSLTVTNVSGRGSQPAKTGQWRGEEYTVDLHQKVKVECVVADVPADEVVEAIREAADTGEPGDGKIFVLPVEDACQVRTGMRGPEAV; translated from the coding sequence GTGAAGGCGACGTTGCTACAGGCGACCGACTTGCAAACCCTCGCGGAGGGTGTGAACCTGATGTGGGTGTTAGTCGTGACGTTCCTCATCTTCTTCATGCACGCCGGGTTCGCTATGCTCGAAGCCGGACAGGTGCGTTCGAAGAACGTCGCCAACCAGTTGACGAAGAACCTGCTGACGTGGAGTGTCGGCGTCCTGCTGTACTTCCTCGTCGGCGCGGGCGTCTCCTCGCTCGTCGGTGGCTTGACCGGCCCCGAATCGACCACCATCGCCGAGTCGTTCGCCTACATCAACGGCGGGTCGGCCGGATGGGTGAGTTGGCTCTTCGGCGCGGTGTTCGCCATGACCGCCGCGACCATCGTCTCCGGCGCAGTCGCGGGCCGCGCGAAACTCCGCGCCTACGTGACCTACACCATCCTGCTGGCGGGCATCATCTACCCCGTCGTCGTCGGCTTCACGTGGGGCGGCGGCATCCTCGCCGAACTCGGCTTCCACGACTTCGCGGGCGGGATGATCGTCCACGGACTCGGCGGCATCGCCGGTCTGACGGCCGCCTACGTCATCGGCCCGCGTCTCGGCCGCTTCAACGACGACGGTACGGTCAACGTCATCCCCGGTCACTCGCTGACGTTCGCGGTCCTCGGCACCCTCATCCTCGCCTTCGGCTGGTACGGCTTCAACGTCGGCACCGCCGCGACGGTGTTCGTCGTGGAGAACGGCAGCCTGCAACTCGACGCGTTCAGCTACGTCGGCCGCGTCGCACTGGTGACGACCCTCGGCATGGCCGCCGGAGCAATCGGCGCGGGTGCGGTGTCGATGTACAAGACCGACAAGGTAGACACGCTCTACGTCGCCAACGGCATGCTGGCCGGTCTAGTCGGCATCACTGGCATCGCCGACGCCATCGTCTGGCCCGGCGCGATTGCCGTCGGACTGCTCGCTGGCGCACAGTTGCCCGTGGTCTTCGAGTTTGTCGAGAAGCGCCTGAAGATAGACGACGTGTGTGCGGTGTTCCCCGTCCACGGCTCCGCTGGCGTTCTGGGCGCGCTCGCCTACCCCTTCGTCGCAGTCGAAGGCTTCAGCGTCTCCTCGCTGGTCGCACAGGTCGCAGGCGTCGCGCTCATCGCAGTCTGGACGATTGCGGCGACCTACCTTGTCTTCGGTATCGCGAAGAGTCTCGGACAGGCCCGCGTCACGGCGGACCACGAGCGCGACGGACTGGACAGTTCCGAACACGGCGTGGACACCTACCCCGAGTTCGGCCAACCGGAAGTCGAGGCTGGCGCGGTTCGCACGGACGGCGGAGGCCCGCCCAACGACGGGGGCATCAAGATGGTCACCGCAGTAATTCGCCCCGACCGTCTGAGCAACGTCAAGACCGCACTCGCACAGGTCGGTGCGCCGAGTCTGACGGTGACGAACGTTTCGGGCCGCGGCAGTCAGCCCGCGAAGACCGGACAGTGGCGCGGCGAGGAGTACACCGTCGATTTGCACCAGAAGGTGAAAGTCGAGTGCGTCGTCGCCGACGTGCCCGCCGACGAGGTGGTCGAAGCAATTCGTGAGGCCGCAGACACCGGCGAACCGGGCGACGGCAAGATATTCGTCCTGCCGGTCGAGGACGCCTGTCAGGTTCGCACGGGCATGCGCGGCCCGGAAGCGGTCTGA
- the hemB gene encoding porphobilinogen synthase, whose translation MNPIDRPRRLRRDGIREMVSETDVDASDLIAPVFVDATTDERTPIETMPGHERVPVEQAVARVEEVLETGVEAVMLFGIPESKDERGSRAWAEDGVVQEATRRVAAETDAYVLTDVCLCEYTSHGHCGVLEDDARNEAEARLTVKNDETLDLLGKIAVSHAEAGADMVAPSGMMDGMVGTIRESLDAAEFSDVPIMSYAAKYESAFYGPFRDAADGAPAFGDRRHYQMDPANRREAIREVELDVAQGADVLMVKPALPYLDIVRDLREEFDHPIAAYNVSGEYAMLHAAAEKGWLDLEEVALESLLSMKRAGADLILTYFAEDVAYAL comes from the coding sequence ATGAATCCCATCGACCGGCCACGGCGACTGCGCCGGGACGGCATCCGCGAGATGGTCAGCGAGACCGACGTGGACGCCTCGGACCTCATCGCGCCCGTCTTCGTGGACGCGACGACAGACGAACGGACGCCAATCGAGACGATGCCCGGCCACGAGCGCGTGCCCGTCGAGCAGGCAGTCGCGCGCGTCGAAGAAGTGCTTGAGACGGGTGTAGAGGCGGTGATGCTGTTCGGCATCCCCGAGTCGAAGGACGAGCGAGGAAGTCGCGCGTGGGCCGAAGACGGCGTCGTACAGGAGGCGACCCGCCGCGTGGCAGCAGAAACGGACGCCTACGTTCTCACCGACGTGTGCTTGTGTGAATACACGAGTCACGGTCACTGCGGCGTGTTAGAAGACGACGCTCGGAACGAAGCCGAAGCTCGACTCACGGTGAAGAACGACGAGACGCTCGACCTGCTCGGCAAAATCGCCGTCTCGCACGCCGAGGCAGGCGCTGACATGGTCGCGCCGTCCGGAATGATGGACGGGATGGTCGGCACGATTCGGGAGTCGCTGGACGCCGCGGAGTTCTCGGACGTGCCCATCATGAGCTACGCCGCGAAGTACGAGTCGGCGTTCTACGGGCCGTTCCGCGACGCCGCGGACGGCGCGCCAGCGTTCGGCGACCGGCGACACTACCAGATGGACCCCGCGAACCGCCGCGAGGCGATTCGAGAGGTCGAACTCGACGTGGCGCAGGGCGCGGACGTGCTGATGGTCAAGCCCGCGCTTCCCTACCTCGACATCGTGCGTGACTTGCGCGAGGAGTTCGACCACCCCATCGCGGCGTACAACGTCTCGGGCGAGTACGCGATGCTCCACGCCGCCGCCGAGAAGGGTTGGCTCGACTTGGAGGAAGTAGCACTCGAATCGTTGCTGTCGATGAAACGTGCTGGAGCGGATCTGATTCTGACGTACTTCGCAGAGGACGTCGCATACGCGCTGTAG
- a CDS encoding DedA family protein produces MTLSALVGFSSATNSALAVPLVTVADVTPLVGLLTLCLTGVLLSSATASGRVREFFADNGVLMLVGAVMVAAILGIYLFFTADQAVAERWLNQYGLVALFLILILEGAMLLYFAPSEILVPTGVTLIADSLNDWGTIAAVILVAVVGATIGQYALFLLAKRGGREYLLEKRWFRVDESTLDRFDGWFQKWGRVIVPVSNALLFTRGMLTVPAGFAEMRDWEFVVLSAIGTLIFQSWLTVATLYLTKSGYLGFL; encoded by the coding sequence ATGACACTGTCCGCGCTCGTCGGTTTTTCATCGGCGACGAACTCGGCCCTCGCGGTACCGCTGGTAACTGTCGCCGACGTGACTCCGCTCGTTGGCCTTCTGACGCTCTGTCTGACTGGTGTCTTGCTATCCTCGGCGACTGCTAGTGGTCGGGTCCGGGAGTTCTTCGCGGACAATGGCGTCCTCATGCTCGTGGGCGCTGTAATGGTCGCGGCCATCCTCGGCATCTACCTCTTTTTCACCGCGGACCAAGCGGTTGCAGAGCGGTGGCTTAACCAGTACGGACTCGTCGCGCTCTTTCTGATCCTCATCTTGGAGGGCGCGATGTTGCTGTATTTCGCACCGAGCGAGATACTAGTCCCGACCGGTGTCACCCTGATTGCCGACTCGCTGAACGACTGGGGAACCATCGCCGCCGTCATCCTCGTCGCCGTCGTCGGGGCGACTATCGGCCAGTACGCGCTGTTCCTGCTCGCCAAGCGCGGTGGCCGCGAGTACCTCCTCGAAAAGCGTTGGTTCCGCGTGGACGAATCGACGCTCGACCGCTTCGACGGGTGGTTCCAGAAGTGGGGCCGCGTCATCGTCCCGGTCAGTAACGCGCTCCTGTTCACGCGCGGGATGCTGACGGTCCCTGCGGGCTTCGCGGAGATGCGCGACTGGGAGTTCGTGGTCCTCTCAGCGATTGGCACTCTTATCTTCCAGTCGTGGCTCACCGTGGCGACGCTGTATCTCACTAAATCTGGCTATCTCGGGTTCCTCTGA